One genomic segment of Methylomagnum ishizawai includes these proteins:
- a CDS encoding MgtC/SapB family protein yields MPPDFMEDLVSSWFPPLLVDFLLTGALSLLIGLGLREYHIAAQKNPVFGSTRTCVFIGMAGFALFQLDPLRLSFLAGMLLIGALLGLYYRARVAEGQFGMISILVAFLCYLLGPITETFPKWFLVLFAMVTLLTLNAKPRIAWLARTIANDDILSLAKFLVLAGVILPLAPDAPMAPLIPVSPHQTWLAVVVVCGISFAGYLLHAYVAPGKGLLLTGAIGGLYSSTATTVAIARQSSLSPGGDGAAAIILASAIMFLRLLAIAAIFNAALCLRLLPVFLVFAGLLGGMAYRVKRRGGGDGAASLEPHANPLDIGSALVFALLFVTMTAITHWVLQRYPHTGLLWLSGAVGFADIDPFVLSLVQGDFAGAESLLAKAVVIAASSNNLLKAFYAWLWSGRETGRTAGGALLGCAALGFLTAALLP; encoded by the coding sequence ATGCCCCCGGATTTTATGGAAGACCTCGTTTCCAGCTGGTTCCCGCCGCTATTGGTCGATTTCCTCCTGACCGGCGCGTTGTCCTTGCTCATTGGCCTGGGCCTGCGGGAATACCACATCGCCGCCCAAAAGAACCCGGTTTTCGGTAGCACGCGGACCTGCGTGTTCATCGGCATGGCCGGTTTCGCGCTGTTCCAACTCGACCCGCTACGGCTTTCCTTTCTAGCCGGGATGTTGTTGATCGGCGCGTTGCTGGGCCTCTACTACCGGGCCAGGGTGGCGGAGGGCCAGTTCGGGATGATCAGCATCCTGGTCGCCTTCCTCTGCTACCTGCTCGGCCCGATCACCGAGACCTTTCCCAAGTGGTTCCTGGTGCTGTTCGCGATGGTTACCCTCTTGACCTTGAACGCCAAACCCAGAATCGCCTGGCTCGCCCGGACCATCGCCAACGACGATATCCTGAGCCTGGCCAAGTTCCTGGTGTTGGCCGGGGTAATCCTGCCGCTCGCGCCGGACGCGCCCATGGCGCCGCTGATCCCGGTTTCGCCCCATCAGACCTGGCTGGCGGTGGTGGTGGTCTGCGGGATTTCCTTCGCGGGCTACCTGCTCCATGCCTACGTGGCGCCGGGCAAGGGCTTGCTGCTGACCGGAGCCATCGGCGGCCTGTATTCGAGCACGGCCACCACGGTGGCCATCGCCCGCCAGTCCAGCCTCTCGCCCGGCGGCGACGGCGCGGCGGCGATTATCCTGGCGAGCGCGATCATGTTCTTGCGCCTGCTGGCCATCGCGGCGATTTTCAATGCGGCCTTGTGCTTGAGGTTGCTGCCGGTATTCCTGGTATTCGCCGGACTGCTGGGGGGGATGGCCTACCGGGTCAAGCGCCGGGGCGGTGGCGATGGGGCCGCGTCCTTGGAGCCACACGCCAATCCGTTGGACATCGGTTCCGCCCTCGTTTTCGCGCTGTTGTTCGTGACCATGACCGCCATCACCCATTGGGTCCTGCAACGCTATCCACATACGGGCCTGCTTTGGCTGTCCGGCGCGGTCGGCTTCGCCGATATCGATCCGTTCGTGCTTTCCCTGGTCCAGGGCGATTTCGCGGGGGCGGAGAGCCTCCTTGCCAAGGCGGTCGTCATCGCGGCCTCCAGCAATAATTTGCTAAAGGCCTTCTACGCATGGCTCTGGAGCGGCCGGGAAACCGGGAGGACGGCGGGGGGCGCGTTGCTGGGCTGCGCGGCGCTGGGATTCTTGACCGCGGCCTTGCTGCCCTGA